From the Catharus ustulatus isolate bCatUst1 chromosome 2, bCatUst1.pri.v2, whole genome shotgun sequence genome, the window AGATCccacaaaaaagaaaccaactCTGGTTTCCCTTCTCAATTCTGAGAAATCAAAGCTTTTAGCAGCATCCTGTTAGCTCAGTTAGCACTGCTTTTTTCAGTAAACACTGGACAGATTAGGCAAAGGCATCAAACTCCTGACAGCTCTGAAAGCAGGAAATGAGGTGTTCTCGCATGAACTGGAAAACTTTTGGAGAATAACCAACACAAATTCCCATGATCCTGCCTCCTTACAGCTCTGTCTGCCATTACCACAGGATGCCCtgctgtcttgggttgcaatacaggatgtgaccaaaagtatctattctatcaccatctgttgagaccgGGTGGGgaagtgatccttatctccgtgggagacattctgctaacgggccatccatttaaaccaggcggggcattgttctttatcttttcacaacccatccttcctgcagcgagtcattttctgctaatggtccattgagtcccactgtgtgactgataaaattactccatcccattggaagttgctccagccaggggtaAGAGTCAAGCCTTTCCTaacaagataaaaactgagaattGGGACACCAATTAaaccctttttccactggactccagaggaaaaccggacttttccacatcatcactggaccttcggagggaaactgcaccttgtacaggaccactgcttcaactgaaccatatctgtcactacaagaggactgcagccaccatttaatgggactactaccaacaccctgcctgacggggtatcaggttgtactctgactttgtcggggtttggggtttgtttctttgcagtattgtatttctattttaatttccctagtaaagaactgttattcctaattcccatatctttggcTGAGAGCccctgatttcaaaattataataatttgtagggagggggtttacattctccatttcaaagagaagctcctgcctttctcagcagacaacTAACTAGGTgtctgtcctccaaactaggacacctGTACATGTGATAGATCAGAGAACGCTCCACAGTTACTCTTGCATTTCCCATGCAAGGCTCCTTATGAGGCACACATGGTGCTCCAATTACTGCACACTCCATGTATGTTTGTGTGGTCCCTGCAAGGAAAGCTCAAGTTTCACATCACAAATGGAAATTGAGGTAGAGATTGGAATAAACTTGCTAGGGCGAAAACGGCCCGGGCCAGAAACATCCCAGGCACCACGAAACAGCAACACCCTAGTTCCAATACTaacaaaaggataaaaatgtaCAGTGCCTTACCTTCCTCTGTGTCAGCAGAAGCAGTAAGGGGTGGAaggtgggaaagaaaaaaaaacaagagtaaATTGATTAGATTTAACAAAAATCCCCGTTTCCACAGTAGGAGAGGCTGCTCCCTACTTGGTTGTATCCCTTGGCATCAGGCTCCCTTCAGAAAAAGATCCTAAGAGCACTCCAGAAAAGGGAGCAGCTTCCCAGACGGGGTACAGACAAACCCAGGCACCCAGCCTCTTTACCTGGTGAAGGCCTCATCCTGCAGGTTCAGTACCAAGTTATCTGCTGTGAGATACACACGGTTTTGTGAGGCAGcaatctgaaaaacaaatgcattaCAGACATGGCATCAAGGACTAAAAATGCACATGGAGGAATAGCACTAGGAACCTACCTCCCCTTTCAGATACAGTACTCTTGTTTCTTTCACTTAAGACCTCTGTTAAATCAACACAATTGCCCAAAACAGCTCCCTAACTTTCTGACTTCCCATCCCAGAGCCATCAGACTTTCTAAAAGAAGTGCTCATTCTGCCTCTCTGTCACAAAGACCTTTGATCCCACATTTATCTGTCCCCCTTTCTCAGCTGAAGGTAACCAGAAGCTTTCAGTGGCTCCAGCTGAGGGTGGGTGATGGAATCTGATGTGGATCTGGCCTTGTCATATGAAGGGCATGAACTCTGAGCCTCACATCTAATTGCAGATCCTTGCTAAGTCTTAAGCTCTACTTAAGCAGAGAAGGGCTGGGCAGGAACAAAGATCAGGACAGGGCAGATCACATTCGCCTTAAATTCATCATGTGGCTACTGGGCTGGGGGGACTGCACAAGGACTATAAAAGGACAAAGGGAATTCTGTGCCCAATGCTCACCGTTTTTGAGATGTTTTGAGCAGCTCGGATCTTACGTAGCTTGATGTAGCCTGGATTCCTGCTGAGAGCTTCCCCAAGGTATGAGGGAAAAAAGTTAAGGAAAATCCCACAAACAGAAGCTGCTTACCGCCAAGGAATTATTCCTAAGCCATATTAAAGAACATCTTAGTGGGTAGAAAGCAATCTCCACCCCAGTAACATGGGCCTTTGAGTATGCATACTTTCATTTGCCCAAATGAAGAACATTATGGATTACAGTCACAATTACAGCCAAGAAAAGTTAAACTTTACAGCAAGGAGCCTGTGGCCTTCTCTGCTCTGACCTGTCACCTCAAACAAACCTCACTCCAGCCAACTGGAGAAGGGAGGCAAGAAAAGAACACTGACCTACTTGAATCCAATCACAGTCTCCTAAGCATGAGCCCAATGTGACAGATTCTCAGGCTTGTCAAGCTCTCAAGCCACATCCCACAAAATCTCCCAAAGCAGGATATCATCTTGGCAGCTGTCGCTTCCCCCTCGGCCTGAACTAtcttctgcttctgctcctgcttggCCTTCTCCACCAGGAACTGGGCGCGCTGTGcctcctgctgggctgcagggagaaggACACAGGTATTGGAACCACATTGTGTTTTCCATCAGAACCTGAGAACTGAGGCCCAGGAGCTCTGCTTCCCAAAGAACTGGCAACATTCTGGGACCACattcaaatacaaaatacacCTGAGAGCCTTTTCTTGAGTaacacccacagcacccagacCCTCCACATACAACTCTAGCAGTGAGTGACAGAGTCCCAGTCTGAAGAGGAACCTTAGTTTTGGGAACTCAGTCCCTCTGATGGTCTATCCCATTAGCTACGGTTTTTTGGTAACACATGTAAAATAAACCTGCTTAGCTCTGTTACTAAGGAGGCTTAGAGATTTGTAACCCTGTACCTGTACTCagtgacacagcagtgacacactAGCCCAAATTCCACTTCCTTGTTTAATAATTCAGTGAAAAGGCACCAATGGAACTCACCCACTTGCTTAgcctccacagcagctgtgtaTTCACGACTGAAACTGAGCTCCGTGATAGCCACATCATCCAGGATGAGGCTGAAATCCTTGGCTCTCTCTGTCAGTTCTCGCCTAATGAGCAGAGACAcctgaaacacaaacacagcaagaaGAGTAGTACCAAGCACAGGGTATTCCACACTCCCTGCACACTCCAAAAGTGAGGTACAACTCCTCTTCAGTGTCAGGAGAGGTACTCCCCAACCCAAGCTCCAAACCATGGACATCAACACAATCTCCGAGTAACATATCCACAGCcacaaaaagcattttcaaaactgTACCACAGCTCATTTGTAATTACTACTTAACTGTTCTATGTAAGTAGCATTGTGAAGGTAAAAAAACCTTGAAAGTTTCTTTTACTTTCACATCCTGCCACATCCAGTTCCATAGCTCCCACAGTTTTGGCAATAAGCATTTCCTTCTCCACCTTGGATTTGCCACTGTTTGCAGGCTGTGCTTTCATAATTGTACtccaacacagaaaaataaatggccacgtaatttttttaacctgtatCAGATCTCTTAATTACAGTAGCTACTTATCTAGTGTAACTACTGCactttttttggttgctttggGTGGGTGCTGTTGCTAGATACTTTGATTTATTCTCCATTTActtgccagattttttttcaggcagcCTGACAAGTCCTGAACCAAATATTGACTTAAACAGAAACTATTGCTACAGTATCACATGCTTGGCCAGTCGAGCATTGCTTTTACTTCTACTGCAGCTGCTTCTGAGCAGAACTCTAAATAGTGACACAAACCTTTCCTGTGTGAACTGTAAATGCACAACTACATaaaatcactattttttttttgattatCAATTCCTTAAATAGCACATCACTTTATTACAACAAGAACTGGATGGACACATGACAAGAAGACAAATGTAATTCAGTTTGTTCAAAAATTTCAGAGATCAATAAACGATTCTTATCTGAAATCACAGATGCTTAACAGCCTTTGCACCCAGTACAGCCAAAACCCCAGAGATATTCTTTGCTGTCCCATCCTCTCCACACATTCTCTTTCTACATTAAGACTAACGAATCCCTCCAGTGCACTCCATGTGGATGAACACAAAGGCCTCAAGCCCCTGACCAGGTGGATACAGATAATTTCTGATCATAAAAACTCGGTTCTACTCTTTGGCTCTTTTGATGTGGATCTGAGATGTGGTCTTTGAGAGTTGAGAGATGTTTTGTATTTCATCTAACAACTTTTCCTCTTCAGCACCCTCCTGGTCCTGCAGGACCCCCCCTAAAACCTTTCAAAACAACATCAGCACTTCTTCTCTGCGCCAGCTGCTACAGGTGATGAGAACTATCAGAATCCCTGATAGCAAACTATTACAATATAAATTTGCACAAACAGGCATTTTTACATTagatatttctaatattttgcAACATTCCCCCAGAGGACACTCTAAGCTTTTTTAatcagtgcctgcagggagagTGCCAAGACAACTaagccaggctcttctcagtgatGTCCAACAATAGGACATGGGCAGAAACTGGAACACAGAAGTTCTACCTGAATATGAGGAAtaacttctttactgtgcaggtaACAGAGAACTGCAAAAAGTTCTCCAGAGAGGTTGTGGCATTTCTCTCACTGGAGACAatcaagaaccatctggatgcAATGTTCCACATGTGCCATGTGGTCTGGAATGACCTTGCTTGGGTAGGGAggctggaccagatgacccacagtggtcccttccaacctgatcCATTCTGCGATTGTAAACAGAAGTTATTTGCTACCCTTCCGTAACACCATCACTGACAGGTTAGTGCTTTGTTAATTGCTCATTCCCGTTGTTTTTCAAATCTTTCAAAACAGTTGAATTTGTTCTGACAGTCATTCTAagatctgtatttttaaatcctgttcTACTGACACCTGTGGATCATGAAGCAAAccagctctccttccctcaATGTTACACTTTGGTGCAGTTTCACACTCTGTGTACCAACAGACCCAGTTTCCTCCTCAGACTCTGCCAGCACAGTATTTGTACCTCTATTAGAACAAAGCTGTACATGGGACACACTTGCCATGTGGCTGCACCACCCACCAGCGGAATACAGTCATCCTTCCTTCACCTGCCACAACATTCCCTGCACCCACTGCTCTGCAGTTCCTCTGTGAGCCGACCCAAGCCTGCCGTGGCAAGGCTCACCTGGGCTCTCTGTGTGATGAGCTGCGAGGCGTTGAACTTGGCCACGACGCTCTTGAGCACCTCATTGACGATGGAGGGCAGGACGCGCTCCTCGTAGTCCAGTCCCAGGCGCTGGTACATGCTGGGCAGCTCGGCTGCGTTGGGCCGCGTCAGCACACGCAGGGAGATGTTCACCATCTGCAGGTCTGGGGGGACAGCCAGGGGTCAGGGGCCCTGTGGGGAGCTGGAGAACCCCTCTCCATTGGGGACTGCAGTGATGGGACAAGGAGTGATCGGcaccagctgggacagggacattttgGATGGAAATTAGGAAGAATATgcagtgagggtggtgaggcactggcacaggttgcccaggggAGCTACGGATGCCCCAGCCTTGGAGACGTTCAAGAACAGATTGAATGCGGTTttgagcaatctgatctagtGAAAGGAGTCGCTATCCGCGGCAGAAAATTGTGACTAAACGACCTTTAAGGCCTATTCCAACCCCTTAACGATCCATAACTGTCTGAGGAGCGCCGAACTACGAACTTCTGTCCCGAGCCTCCCACCTCGTGGCCCCTGTCTCTCACCTTTGGAACCAGTGGGGGAGGAGATTTTCCGCGGCCGCGCTCGGATGTCATAGATGATGGGATACTGGAACCAGGGGATCCTGCGGGGAATGGAGGCGCGTTAGGGGCAAGGGCCCCGCCAGACTGGGGGGACCGGGTGGGGGCCAGACCCTACCTGAAGTGCAGCCCCTCGGCTAGGATGGTGTCCTGCTGCACGCCGCCAATCCGGTTGAAGAAGATGGCGCGCTGGCCGCCCTCCACTACGGGGAGAAAGCGGGGGCTTGGTCAgcgcgggcggcgggcgcgAAGGCTCCCAGGGGTGGGGGATGATTCTACTCACCAATGAAGACGGACTCTCGCACGCCGTAGGCCAGGGCACCGGCGCCCAAAAGTAGCTTAAGTGCGGTGCCGACGCCGCGGGGTCCGGTCGGCAGCCGTCCCGCTAGGTCCTTCAGGTTCTGCGCCATGGCCGCCCCGCCACCGCCCCCGCCGGGAAGGACACCGGAAGGAGCGACTGCTGTGGCGCTCCGGCGGGAAACCACGGCGCCGGGAGCGCCCCCGCTGCCCCTTCCTGTCCCCTGCACTCGCCTTCCGGCGCGGCTGCCGCGGCGCTCCGGAAGTGGGTCCAGCCGGAGCCCGATAGAGGGCGCGCCCCGGCGCCATCTTTGGTGGCCGCGGCTGGaagggcggggccggggcggggctaGCGGGGCCGGTGGGGCCGCGTGACAAAATGGCGGCGCCCAGGCGACCACGTGGGGATGTGCAGGAGGATGAGGACGAAGGGCGCTCACTGGAGGGCAAGCGGCTTCGCGGACAGCGGCGGCTCCTGGTCGTGCTGGAGGGGGCGAGTCTGGAGACCGTGAAGGTGCGGGCGGTGGGAGGTCGGGCTAGGTCCGGCCGTGGCACGGATCCCCTCGCTTCCCGCTCAGCTGTCCGTGCTTTGGCCGTAGGTGGGGAAGACTTTCGAGCTGCTCAACTGCGACAAGCACAAGGCGCTGCTGCTACGGAACGGCCGGGACCCCGGGGAGGTGCGGCCCGACATCACCCATCAGGTATCCGCTGGGTCCGGCGGCGTCTGTGGTGGCCTGCGCTGATCAGGGTAGTCCAGCAAGGCGGCTCGGGGCGATCGTCCCTCGGGTTCGGGGGTCCGCTTGTGTCCTTGGAGCCCGGGCACGAGTTTGGTGGGTTTTAGACAGAGTCCCTGTTTGGGTCTGGGCTTGATTTCTTAGTATTACAGCATTACATCTCGTAATCGGATGAGTTTTCGGCCTCAGCATCGGTCCCTTCTGCATTTGTGGAGGCTAACCCtaaattttccccagaattctCTCTCTTGTGCCTTTCTATTTCCATTACAGTGTGCTTTTCACTTTCAGAGTCTCCTGATGCTCATGGACAGCCCCCTGAATCgggctgggctcctgcaggTTTATGTCCATACTAAGAAGAATGTTCTCATTGAAGTCAATCCCCAAACCAGAATCCCGAGAACTTTTGATCGATTCTGTGGTCTTATGGGTAAGTGATTCAAGCTCTGCACCAGCTGTAGAATAATGCAGGAAGGTGGTCCCAGGATTGGAGGAACTTCGGAAAAGTCAAAAACTGGCACTGAccttaaaatgtgaaaatgagaATAGAGCAGAGAAGTTAAAGTCTCTTTCTGAGATGTTCCAGGGTGCACACCCTAGCTGTGTGTGATCCTTAGCACAACGGGGAGTGCCTGCAGGAGGTTGTGCTGTcagcaaaataacttttttcagACCGTGATGGGAACTCTAAAAGGGGACTTTTTGCTCAGCTGAGGAAAAGCATGGGATTCCTCCAGCAGATTACCACATAGCTTAAGTgattcttttcttgttttctctttgccaGTTCAGCTGCTGCATAAGCTCAGTGTTAGAGCAGCTGATGGGCCTCAGAAACTGCTGAAGGTAAATATTCTGTAACTGTTGACAGCTAATGTTGCAACATTCTAACGGCAATgtaggaggaattttttttttggggggtgggggagctgtttttttttctggttgggCGTCCTGGTTGTGGCTGCTATTCTATTCCATCACATCACTGCTGGGGGTCCTGGTTTCAGGGGTCCTGGctaggagctgctgctgcaggaaggaaatcCCAAACACACCTCTCTGGAGTTGAGGGATCTGCTTCCTCACCTGAGCCTGACTGCCATGCCTGGGTATTGATACTTTTCAGgtacagcttttaaaatggcAGAGAGAGGTGGAAATGAAGATACAATTAACTTGAATGGCTTCTATAGTCACAGAGGGGAAGACTGGATAAACCATAGGGACAAAGGGTTTATCATGATACTGGATCCCTCTGCTGAAGAACTACCCTTATTGCTAGAAAtgccagaaaagcagcagcctgaggaAGATGATGGTGATGTCATTT encodes:
- the PHB2 gene encoding prohibitin-2, whose product is MAQNLKDLAGRLPTGPRGVGTALKLLLGAGALAYGVRESVFIVEGGQRAIFFNRIGGVQQDTILAEGLHFRIPWFQYPIIYDIRARPRKISSPTGSKDLQMVNISLRVLTRPNAAELPSMYQRLGLDYEERVLPSIVNEVLKSVVAKFNASQLITQRAQVSLLIRRELTERAKDFSLILDDVAITELSFSREYTAAVEAKQVAQQEAQRAQFLVEKAKQEQKQKIVQAEGEATAAKMLGEALSRNPGYIKLRKIRAAQNISKTIAASQNRVYLTADNLVLNLQDEAFTRGSDSLLAKGKK
- the EMG1 gene encoding ribosomal RNA small subunit methyltransferase NEP1 produces the protein MAAPRRPRGDVQEDEDEGRSLEGKRLRGQRRLLVVLEGASLETVKVGKTFELLNCDKHKALLLRNGRDPGEVRPDITHQSLLMLMDSPLNRAGLLQVYVHTKKNVLIEVNPQTRIPRTFDRFCGLMVQLLHKLSVRAADGPQKLLKVIKNPVSDHLPVGCLKIGTSFAVSQVSDLRELVPAAEPVVIVVGAFAHGSVNVDYTEKMVSISNYPLSAALTCAKITTAFEEVWGVV